Proteins encoded in a region of the Oscarella lobularis chromosome 5, ooOscLobu1.1, whole genome shotgun sequence genome:
- the LOC136187237 gene encoding PAX-interacting protein 1-like isoform X2, whose translation MRICDCSSRRTCNALLENYFVLVYIYRLPCSCLFASGNVVIAANVTPMNLFASVRFFLACDGEEKILDLLEGGGAAEEFTPTSDEVTHVIASVAEASSLERTSSNAVVVTPEWVTMCVKCNALLRPEPFSPRPNRLFSGIVACPSQMSDFDRDAVWAMITFYGGRCQARFDSNCTHLLVPRPIGAKYECARRHDDVVKIVTPDWIVASIKNEKLALESDFVPTLETKDRDVGGDKGTNGDDEEPRKSPGGSVDVNGVVGEEEVEREEAIAVVKETTGTDPVKEEEEEEEEKEEDDDESVSCISYQKIPDIDDKEATVVQVTKPMSSPVTTRVDEIVVSPRAETSAYLAGCVFVISDYQGFVDAETRLTWKKHIATRGGTVLPNYDKWMCTHLLACHQKGKLFSRALKDRKKIVTISWLNDVLLAEKTFRPNKSLHLPVPFPVAVTECKAMIIAYSGYKGSDRDYVRSMIMTCGAKHTLTLSKVNTHLVCHCAEGVKYEKALKWDLVVVNAKWLVDIVLTGKVPDVKERRYEVSGVAVEGELEINTTVPTVRQLLACWETSGDEESRKRKRKRNSSESDAKTPKISESELTPVPRVVFTGLERREVRRLTELLVNMGGTVADSPASCTHLIARKVKRTFKFLCAVSVCNYVVTPDWLVESWKERWLLDEKTFALRDVDAETTMNFSLETTLRNRDRRLLAGSSFYATPNVQPAPSQLNVIVESAGGKVLTSPPSVRTSKGDESSPPCPIVLSCPEDRERCRLFWQNGIGVFDVDLVLGGVLRQQLNFDDNRMVP comes from the exons ATGAGAATATGTGACTGTTCTAGCCGGCGAACGTGTAACGCGCTtttagaaaattattttgtacttgtgtatatatataggctTCCTTGTAGTTGTCTATTCGCATCCGGGAACGTCGTCATTGCAGCAAACGTCACGCCGATGAACTTATTCGCTTCCGTGCGCTTCTTCCTCGCGTGCgacggagaagaaaag aTCCTCGATCTTCTCGAAGGAGGCGGCGCCGCGGAAGAATTCACtccgacgagcgacgaagtgACGCACGTCATCGcgtccgtcgccgaagcCTCGTCTTTGGAGCGCACGAGCTCGAACGCCGTCGTAGTGACG CCTGAATGGGTTACGATGTGCGTCAAGTGCAATGCTTTGCTCAG ACCTGAACCGTTTTCTCCTCGACCGAATCGTCTGTTTTCCGGGATCGTCGCGTGTCCGTCGCAG ATGTCCGATTTCGATAGGGATGCCGTATGGGCGATGATAACGTTCTACGGTGGCCGATGTCAGGCGAGATTCGATTCAAATTGTACGCATCTTCTAGTGCCTCGTCCCATTGGC GCCAAGTACGAATGCGCTCGtcgacacgacgacgtcgtcaaaatcgtgACGCCGGATTGGATTGTCGCCAGCATCAAGAACGAAAAACTCGCGCtcgaaagcgatttcgtGCCTACGCTTGAAACGAAAGATCGTGACGTCGGCGGAGATAAAGGAACcaatggcgacgacgaggaaccTAGGAAGAGTCCGGGGGGAAGTGTCGATGTCAACGGCGTTGTGGGGGAGGAGGAagtcgaaagagaagaagcgaTTGCTGTCGTCAAGGAAACGACGGGAACTGATCCtgtcaaagaagaagaagaagaagaagaagaaaaagaagaggatgatgatgagagCGTTTCTTGTATTTCCTACCAGAAAATTCCGGATATTGACGATAAAGAAGCAACGGTTGTGCAAGTAACGAAACCAATGTCGTCACCAGTGACTACGCGCGTAGACGAAATAGTTGTTTCACCGAGGGCAGAGACTTCAG CCTACCTAGCCGGTtgcgtcttcgtcatctccGACTACCAaggattcgtcgacgcggagACGCGGTTGACGTGGAAAAAG CACATAGCCACGCGCGGCGGAACCGTATTGCCGAACTACGACAAGTGGATGTGCACGCACCTACTCGCCTGTCACCAAAAGGGAAAACTCTTTTCGAGG GCTTTGAAAGATCGAAAGAAAATCGTGACGATATCTTGGCTCAACGACGTTCTCCTGGCCGAGAAGACGTTTCGACCAAACAAATCCCTTCACCTACCCGTTCCGTTTCCCGTCGCAGTCACCGAATGCAAAGCAATG ATTATCGCCTATAGCGGATACAAGGGATCGGACAGGGACTACGTACGATCGATGATAATGACGTGCGGCGCAAAACACACGCTCACTCTATCCAAAGTCAATACGCATCTTGTCTGTCACTG cgcTGAAGGAGTCAAGTATGAAAAGGCGCTTAAGTGGGACTTAGTCGTCGTGAATGCCAAGTGGCTCGTCGACATCGTATTGA CGGGAAAGGTGCCGGACGTCAAAGAGCGGAGATACGAAGTGAGCGGCGTGGCTGTCGAAGGCGaattagaaataaatacGACCGTACCGACGGTACGACAGCTATTAG CATGCTGGGAGACGAGCGGAGACGAAGAGTCTCGAAAacggaaacgaaaaagaaat TCGTCTGAAAGCGATGCGAAGACTCCGAA GATTTCGGAATCGGAATTGACTCCGGTTCCTCGCGTCGTCTTCACCGGtctcgaacgacgcgaagtTCGTCGTCTAACCGAG CTGCTTGTCAATATGGGTGGCACTGTGGCCGACTCCCCGGCGTCGTGCACGCACCTGATAGCGCGAAAG GTTAAGCGCACCTTCAAATTCCTCTGCGCCGTCTCCGTTTGCAACTACGTCGTCACGCCCGATTGGCTCGTCGAGAGTTGGAAGGAGCGTTGgcttctcgacgagaagacgttcGCCttgcgcgacgtcgacgccgagacgacgatgaatTTCTCCCTCGAGACGACGCTACGAAaccgcgatcgtcgtctgcTCGCC GGCTCTTCGTTCTACGCCACTCCCAACGTTCAGCCGGCTCCATCCCAGCTAAATGTCATTGTCGAGTCGGCTGGTGGAAAA GTCCTGACGTCGCCACCCAGCGTGCGGACGTCGAAAGGTGACGAG AGTTCGCCGCCTTGTCCCATTGTTCTTTCGTGTCCCGAAGACCGCGAACGGTGTCGGCTATTTTGGCAGAATGGAATTG GcgtctttgacgtcgatctcgtccTGGGCGGCGTCCTGCGTCAGCAATTAAATTTCGACGA TAATAGGATGGTCCCTTGA
- the LOC136187237 gene encoding PAX-interacting protein 1-like isoform X1, whose product MRICDCSSRRTCNALLENYFVLVYIYRLPCSCLFASGNVVIAANVTPMNLFASVRFFLACDGEEKILDLLEGGGAAEEFTPTSDEVTHVIASVAEASSLERTSSNAVVVTPEWVTMCVKCNALLRPEPFSPRPNRLFSGIVACPSQMSDFDRDAVWAMITFYGGRCQARFDSNCTHLLVPRPIGAKYECARRHDDVVKIVTPDWIVASIKNEKLALESDFVPTLETKDRDVGGDKGTNGDDEEPRKSPGGSVDVNGVVGEEEVEREEAIAVVKETTGTDPVKEEEEEEEEKEEDDDESVSCISYQKIPDIDDKEATVVQVTKPMSSPVTTRVDEIVVSPRAETSAYLAGCVFVISDYQGFVDAETRLTWKKHIATRGGTVLPNYDKWMCTHLLACHQKGKLFSRALKDRKKIVTISWLNDVLLAEKTFRPNKSLHLPVPFPVAVTECKAMIIAYSGYKGSDRDYVRSMIMTCGAKHTLTLSKVNTHLVCHCAEGVKYEKALKWDLVVVNAKWLVDIVLTGKVPDVKERRYEVSGVAVEGELEINTTVPTVRQLLACWETSGDEESRKRKRKRNSSESDAKTPKISESELTPVPRVVFTGLERREVRRLTELLVNMGGTVADSPASCTHLIARKVKRTFKFLCAVSVCNYVVTPDWLVESWKERWLLDEKTFALRDVDAETTMNFSLETTLRNRDRRLLAGSSFYATPNVQPAPSQLNVIVESAGGKVLTSPPSVRTSKGDESSPPCPIVLSCPEDRERCRLFWQNGIGVFDVDLVLGGVLRQQLNFDEYPLLISPMECTCPQGFLDSSLH is encoded by the exons ATGAGAATATGTGACTGTTCTAGCCGGCGAACGTGTAACGCGCTtttagaaaattattttgtacttgtgtatatatataggctTCCTTGTAGTTGTCTATTCGCATCCGGGAACGTCGTCATTGCAGCAAACGTCACGCCGATGAACTTATTCGCTTCCGTGCGCTTCTTCCTCGCGTGCgacggagaagaaaag aTCCTCGATCTTCTCGAAGGAGGCGGCGCCGCGGAAGAATTCACtccgacgagcgacgaagtgACGCACGTCATCGcgtccgtcgccgaagcCTCGTCTTTGGAGCGCACGAGCTCGAACGCCGTCGTAGTGACG CCTGAATGGGTTACGATGTGCGTCAAGTGCAATGCTTTGCTCAG ACCTGAACCGTTTTCTCCTCGACCGAATCGTCTGTTTTCCGGGATCGTCGCGTGTCCGTCGCAG ATGTCCGATTTCGATAGGGATGCCGTATGGGCGATGATAACGTTCTACGGTGGCCGATGTCAGGCGAGATTCGATTCAAATTGTACGCATCTTCTAGTGCCTCGTCCCATTGGC GCCAAGTACGAATGCGCTCGtcgacacgacgacgtcgtcaaaatcgtgACGCCGGATTGGATTGTCGCCAGCATCAAGAACGAAAAACTCGCGCtcgaaagcgatttcgtGCCTACGCTTGAAACGAAAGATCGTGACGTCGGCGGAGATAAAGGAACcaatggcgacgacgaggaaccTAGGAAGAGTCCGGGGGGAAGTGTCGATGTCAACGGCGTTGTGGGGGAGGAGGAagtcgaaagagaagaagcgaTTGCTGTCGTCAAGGAAACGACGGGAACTGATCCtgtcaaagaagaagaagaagaagaagaagaaaaagaagaggatgatgatgagagCGTTTCTTGTATTTCCTACCAGAAAATTCCGGATATTGACGATAAAGAAGCAACGGTTGTGCAAGTAACGAAACCAATGTCGTCACCAGTGACTACGCGCGTAGACGAAATAGTTGTTTCACCGAGGGCAGAGACTTCAG CCTACCTAGCCGGTtgcgtcttcgtcatctccGACTACCAaggattcgtcgacgcggagACGCGGTTGACGTGGAAAAAG CACATAGCCACGCGCGGCGGAACCGTATTGCCGAACTACGACAAGTGGATGTGCACGCACCTACTCGCCTGTCACCAAAAGGGAAAACTCTTTTCGAGG GCTTTGAAAGATCGAAAGAAAATCGTGACGATATCTTGGCTCAACGACGTTCTCCTGGCCGAGAAGACGTTTCGACCAAACAAATCCCTTCACCTACCCGTTCCGTTTCCCGTCGCAGTCACCGAATGCAAAGCAATG ATTATCGCCTATAGCGGATACAAGGGATCGGACAGGGACTACGTACGATCGATGATAATGACGTGCGGCGCAAAACACACGCTCACTCTATCCAAAGTCAATACGCATCTTGTCTGTCACTG cgcTGAAGGAGTCAAGTATGAAAAGGCGCTTAAGTGGGACTTAGTCGTCGTGAATGCCAAGTGGCTCGTCGACATCGTATTGA CGGGAAAGGTGCCGGACGTCAAAGAGCGGAGATACGAAGTGAGCGGCGTGGCTGTCGAAGGCGaattagaaataaatacGACCGTACCGACGGTACGACAGCTATTAG CATGCTGGGAGACGAGCGGAGACGAAGAGTCTCGAAAacggaaacgaaaaagaaat TCGTCTGAAAGCGATGCGAAGACTCCGAA GATTTCGGAATCGGAATTGACTCCGGTTCCTCGCGTCGTCTTCACCGGtctcgaacgacgcgaagtTCGTCGTCTAACCGAG CTGCTTGTCAATATGGGTGGCACTGTGGCCGACTCCCCGGCGTCGTGCACGCACCTGATAGCGCGAAAG GTTAAGCGCACCTTCAAATTCCTCTGCGCCGTCTCCGTTTGCAACTACGTCGTCACGCCCGATTGGCTCGTCGAGAGTTGGAAGGAGCGTTGgcttctcgacgagaagacgttcGCCttgcgcgacgtcgacgccgagacgacgatgaatTTCTCCCTCGAGACGACGCTACGAAaccgcgatcgtcgtctgcTCGCC GGCTCTTCGTTCTACGCCACTCCCAACGTTCAGCCGGCTCCATCCCAGCTAAATGTCATTGTCGAGTCGGCTGGTGGAAAA GTCCTGACGTCGCCACCCAGCGTGCGGACGTCGAAAGGTGACGAG AGTTCGCCGCCTTGTCCCATTGTTCTTTCGTGTCCCGAAGACCGCGAACGGTGTCGGCTATTTTGGCAGAATGGAATTG GcgtctttgacgtcgatctcgtccTGGGCGGCGTCCTGCGTCAGCAATTAAATTTCGACGAATATCCTTTATTAATTTCCCCTATGGAGTGCACCTGTCCCCAAGGATTCCTTGACAGTTCTCTGCACTAA
- the LOC136187239 gene encoding uncharacterized protein — translation MHSCSVQSHRTIHREVTMIVVLFVAIVIAVARGSNDCGPINVERFVAFADIIVQGQLVDSLTHVPRPHGAAKSHGPRPLASKLRIDCVLKTNASLSTITRRNHVFVENMNDPGLCTRQMHEGDRATFLLHSCDPNRRLCQLVYQGLQRVNVVREKLNLRANACLTRGRETTTPTPPTTQPETPTSGPYDNSECGRTDDPMTWHATIRIAGRAVACDGAVVRPKWVITSGKCLTNAAGVVAMATVKVKVGNASYSVETIRIRHGFALLEIDAALTTMTQPLCVMKSSKPPEGGYAKCFLTRTTATGFKRNYVYPVVLNRSNCVVSSGKRLLVVATNDVEEESESAEASSPRRGLPLICRVASGRNEKWHQVGMAIKNRYVDADCGGTRGQLFFELVLERHVQNLLGSY, via the exons ATGCACTCGTGTAGTGTCCAGTCACACAGGACTATACACAGAGAGGTCACAATGATCGTCGTTCTATTTGTCGCTATCGTGATCGCCGTCGCACGCGGTAGCAACGACTGCGGGCCGATCAACGTGGAGAGGTTCGTCGCGTTTGCCGACATCATCGTGCAGGGTCAACTTGTCGATTCCCTCACGCACGTTCCGCGGCCGCACGGTGCGGCGAAGAGTCATGGACCTCGACCGCTTGCTTCCAAACTTCGCATCGACTGCGTGCTCaagacgaacgcgtcgctctcgacgaTCACTCGGCGTAATCACGTCTTCGTGGAAAATATGAATGATCCCGGTCTCTGCACGAGGCAAATGCACGAAGGCGATAGGGCGACCTTTCTCCTACACTCGTGCGATCCCAACCGCCGACTATGTCAGTTAGTCTACCAAGGCTTGCAAAGG GTAAATGTCGTTAGGGAGAAGTTGAACTTGAGAGCGAACGCGTGCCTGACGCGAG GTcgggaaacgacgactccgACTCCGCCCACGACGCAGCCGGAGACTCCAACATCTGGCCCCTATGATAACAGCGAGTGCGGTCGCACCGACGATCCAATGACCTGGcacgcgacgattcgaatcGCCGGTCGCGCGGTCGCCTGCGACGGTGCGGTCGTCCGGCCCAAGTGGGTTATTACCTCCGGTAAATGTTTGACGAACGCGGCGGGAgtggttgccatggcaaccgtcaaagtcaaagtcgGCAATGCGAGCTATTCGGTCGAAACGATACGAATTCGTCACGGTTTCGCTCTGCTGGAGATCGACGCCGCCCTGACGACGATGACACAGCCTCTCTGCGTGATGAAATCGTCAAAACCACCCGAGGGAGGTTACGCAAAATGTTTCCTCACTCGGACCACCGCGACTGGATTCAAGCGGAACTACGTCTACCCGGTCGTTCTTAATCGATCGAATTGCGTCGTAAGCAGCGGAAAGCGTCTTTTGGTCGTCGCcacaaacgacgtcgaggaGGAATCGGAATCGGCGGAGGCTTCGAGCCCCCGGCGAGGTCTGCCGCTCATTTGCCGCGTGGCGAGCGGCCGAAACGAGAAATGGCATCAGGTGGGAATGGCAATAAAAAACCGCTACGTGGACGCCGATTGCGGCGGCACGCGAggccaactcttcttcgAGCTCGTCCTCGAGCGTCACGTTCAAAACCTGCTAGGAAGTTattaa
- the LOC136187240 gene encoding uncharacterized protein encodes MNHDDMELPRGVPSIFSTLISYMREVAGTVICRADSIMHLRGPRRSIVIVASIVLFGASFASSDVAACYYRWNGTETILLPKQTLCAANDSNGSAHFLITCSTTGHLTTCFSDSCRCQPCFVSQPERRYLLLNGSTICSSGACEICTQRGWVPTSLPNVNCSSIDCNWYGKCLDGALPCSNTTFNYATGYAQPACSGFLNALPLFSPLGQLWIKAVEACLIRQIEVHRNESHTCEDLWNVGFGSHVQCYLEPAPNRSNASFCDLPADDIVLLSSIGLNVVLGNSRGCKPTSEQALQVFETCAKQSPSVAVKFAIVAARLAVKLQTWSTALSCLDSTFRSSLLKLSYGDINACSNE; translated from the coding sequence ATGAATCACGATGATATGGAACTTCCTAGGGGGGTACCTTCTATCTTCTCCACATTGATTAGCTATATGCGTGAAGTGGCCGGGACTGTCATTTGTCGCGCAGATTCGATTATGCATCTCCGAGGCCCACGACGGTcgatcgtcatcgtcgcgaGCATTGTTTTGTTTGGGGCTTCCTTTGCTAGTAGCGATGTCGCTGCTTGCTATTACCGTTGGAACGGAACGGAGACCATACTCTTACCCAAACAGACGCTCTGTGCGGCGAACGATAGCAACGGATCCGCCCATTTCCTGATCACTTGCTCGACTACAGGCCACCTAACGACATGCTTTTCCGACTCGTGTCGATGTCAGCCGTGCTTTGTATCGCAACCCGAACGCCGGTATTTATTGCTCAATGGCTCGACTATTTGCTCGTCAGGTGCGTGCGAGATTTGCACGCAAAGGGGGTGGGTCCCCACGTCGTTGCCTAATGTAAACTGTTCGAGCATCGATTGCAATTGGTACGGAAAGTGTCTCGATGGCGCGTTGCCGTGTTCGAATACGACGTTTAATTACGCAACGGGATACGCGCAACCCGCGTGCTCTGGATTCCTAAATGCTCTACCGCTGTTTAGCCCTTTGGGGCAGTTGTGGATCAAAGCAGTCGAAGCTTGTCTTATACGTCAAATTGAGGTGCATCGGAATGAAAGTCACACGTGCGAAGACCTGTGGAATGTTGGATTTGGTAGTCACGTGCAATGCTATTTGGAACCGGCTCCTAACCGTAGTAACGCTTCTTTCTGCGACTTGCCTGCTGATGATATCGTCTTACTCTCTTCTATTGGTTTGAACGTTGTGCTTGGGAATTCGAGAGGCTGCAAGCCGACCAGCGAGCAAGCGCTACAAGTGTTCGAAACGTGCGCTAAACAAAGTCCGTCTGTGGCGGTAAAATTTGCTATCGTCGCAGCTCGTTTGGCCGTCAAACTCCAAACGTGGAGCACGGCTCTGTCATGTCTCGACTCAACGTTCAGAAGTAGTCTACTAAAACTCAGCTACGGCGACATAAACGCATGCAGCAATGAATGA
- the LOC136187019 gene encoding progesterone-induced-blocking factor 1-like, producing MADEFESSLLGVSLATLSHQTSLLSTESETETSLNVTREELDKRQLMHSIRLLKLEIAQKNLVVDNLKAENASRIDELRETLAETTHEKQILQLKLENALEAHRVETRRLRARTTREIDALKTKQDQLDVDRSSIEQIESDLIRQIFLIDEEEHREMTSLDPASLTVSQRVQLEIYRLCMPLRTECAQLRNRLETESGSLRARDEEAKELRQALSEKSASAADLEMTANRFRLRVQDLESQIMEADYKRINYDRVKNERDELEKTLMELQHAHSLLEVSTLNAVKDKEAAEEELTSQRQKLALLQQDKEYLTKQIAESTNRARFAEERAEHALTHLADAKRAREELYEKFLSTRHKYRSDSEQRFGDEVERLRVKTSVEMDQLKASMKEIYEREKTGLREARDLAIADRQKAVTSLQEVEARANQLASEVRRLQLQLDSKTGELQSDLRLKSFETERAQLVLEEQSVGLKKMTLENEKLREKLDVMTKEFYALQSASDKRISELDARCSQQRDKLTAFEKLETELDETILQAAEISDDAEAERVLFSYGYGANVPSTAKRRLQHSVHMARRVLQLERTNALLKKNVDKGELKIDQLSHQLDESNHLLERSQQPYNYLVDTIRTRDQQIGVQKRHLETLEDEVKRLKNDKAALLKTKNSLSADLERLLHQREEIAVVRKSLVGLQAQSTLSAGSEYRTSNPPPTVFTKEDVPNWYARLRQKHPGPKLKIK from the exons ATGGCGGATGAATTTGAATCGTCTCTCCTTGGCGTATCGTTAGCCACGCTCTCGCACCAGACGTCGCTTCTATCGACCGAGAGCGAAACGGAAACGAGTCTCAACGTGACGCGCGAAGAATTAGACAAGCGCCAGCTCATGCACAGCATTCGTCTCCTCAAACTCGAAATCGCCCAGAaaaatctcgtcgtcgacaaccTAAAAGCGGAGAACGCaagtcgaatcgacgagctGCGCGAAACGCTCGCCGAAACGACGCACGAAAAGCAAATTCTCCAACTCAAACTCGAAAACGCGCTCGAAGCgcatcgcgtcgaaacgcgCCGActtcgcgcgcgaacgacgcgcgaaatcgacgcgctgAAGACGAAGCAGGATCAGCtggacgtcgatcgatcgagcaTCGAACAAATCGAGTCGGATTTGATTCGACAAATCTTTctcatcgacgaagaggaacatcgcgagatgacgtcactcgatcCCGCTTCGCTGACTGTTTCGCAGCGAGTTCAG tTGGAAATTTATCGTCTGTGCATGCCTCTTCGAACGGAATGTGCTCAGCTGCGAAATCGTTTGGAGACCGAGTCTGGCTCTTTGCGTGCGAGAGATGAGGAGGCGAAAGAACTTCGACAG GCGTTGTCTGAGAAGTCGGCGTCCGCTGCCGATTTGGAAATGACGGccaatcgatttcgtctccGAGTCCAAGACTTGGAAAGCCAAATAATGGAAGCGGACTACAAGCGAATAAATTACGACCGAGTGAAGAa CGAACGAGACGAGCTAGAAAAAACCCTAATGGAACTCCAGCACGCTCATTCCCTATTAGAAGTATCGACTCTAAACGCTGTCAAAGACAAGGAGGCAGCCGAAGAGGAACTGACGAGTCAACGACAGAAGCTCGCGCTTCTTCAACAGGACAAGGAATACCTGACAAAGCAGATAGCAGAGTCGACGAATCGGGCTCGTTTCGCCGAGGAAAGAGCCGAACACGCTCTGACCCATCtcgccgacgcgaaacgAGCTCGGGAGGAATTGTAtgagaaatttctttctacGAGGCAC AAGTACAGGTCGGATTCTGAGCAGagattcggcgacgaagtcgaGCGATTGCGCGTCAAGACGAGCGTGGAAATGGATCAGCTGAAAGCGTCGATGAAGGAAATatacgagagagagaaaac tGGTCTTCGCGAGGCTCGCGATCTCGCAATTGCGGATCGACAAAAGGCGGTCACGTCTCTTCAAGAGGTCGAAGCGCGGGCAAATCAATTGGCTTCAGA AGTGAGACGACTTCAGTTGCAGTTGGACAGCAAGACGGGTGAATTGCAAAGCGACTTGAGACTAAAGTCGTTCGAGACGGAACGCGCTCAGCTGGTGCTCGAAGAGCAGTCGGTCGGCttgaaaaagatgacgttgGAGAACGAGAAACTACGAGAGAAGCTCGACGTCATGACAAAGGAATTTTACGCTTTACAATCGGCGTCCGATAAGCGAATCAGCGAGCTGGATGCCCGATGTAGTCAGCAAAGAGACAAGCTGACGGCATTTGAGAAACTAGAGACGGAACTGGACGAAACAATTCTCCAAGCAGCTGAAA tttctgACGACGCTGAAGCGGAGCGCGTCTTGTTCTCGTACGGCTACGGAGCAAACGTCCCCAGTACGGCCAAACGACGTTTACAACACAG TGTGCATATGGCTCGAAGAGTTCTTCAGTTGGAGAGAACGAATGCGCTGCtgaagaagaacgtcgatAAAGGAGAACTTAAAATCGATCAGCTGTCACATCAA CTTGACGAGAGCAATCATCTTCTTGAGCGATCACAGCAGCCATATAACTACCTTGTCGATACCATACGGACTCGCGATCAACAGATAGGCGTACAAAAGAGACATCTGGAGACGCTAGAGGACGAAGTCAA gcGTTTGAAAAACGATAAGGCCGCTCTACTGAAAACAAAGAATTCCCTATCGGCTGATTTAGAGCGACTTCTACACCAGCGAGAA GAAATCGCTGTTGTGAGAAAATCTTTAGTTGGTCTTCAAGCTCAGTCTACGTTGTCAGCAGGCTCGGAATATCGTACTTCGAATCCGCCTCCAACAGTTTTT ACCAAAGAAGACGTTCCCAATTGGTACGCGCGACTTCGGCAAAAGCATCCTGGACCGAAGctcaaaataaaataa